A single genomic interval of Microbacterium oleivorans harbors:
- a CDS encoding NAD-dependent epimerase/dehydratase family protein, with the protein MRIALTGSSGKLGSVVARELTAAGHEVIGFDVVGTRGPAFVQIDLTDYGQVVDAFGSVGDRHDGVDAVVHLGAVPAPGIRPDIATFHNNMAATFNVFHAATRLGIDRVVYASSETVQGLPFDVPPPYIPVDEEYPARPESVYSLVKHLEEQLAIELVRWHPQLSITALRFSNVMVPEDYAEFPAFDADPMRRKWNVWSYIDARDGAQAVLRALENAPAGFDRFLIAAADTVMSRPNAELVAEVFPGVEVRGDLGVNDSLFSTAKARRLLGYEPQHSWRDHV; encoded by the coding sequence ATGCGGATCGCACTGACGGGATCATCGGGAAAACTCGGCTCGGTCGTCGCTCGTGAACTCACGGCGGCAGGGCACGAGGTCATCGGCTTCGACGTGGTGGGGACGCGCGGGCCGGCGTTCGTGCAGATCGACCTCACCGACTACGGCCAGGTCGTCGACGCATTCGGCTCCGTCGGCGATCGCCATGACGGCGTCGATGCGGTCGTCCACCTCGGCGCGGTCCCGGCTCCCGGCATCCGGCCCGACATCGCGACGTTCCACAACAACATGGCCGCGACCTTCAACGTGTTCCACGCCGCCACCCGGCTGGGGATCGACCGCGTGGTCTACGCGTCGAGCGAGACGGTGCAGGGGCTGCCGTTCGACGTGCCGCCGCCGTACATCCCCGTCGACGAGGAGTACCCCGCCCGTCCGGAGTCGGTGTACTCGCTCGTGAAGCATCTCGAAGAGCAGCTGGCCATCGAGCTCGTCCGCTGGCACCCGCAGCTGTCGATCACCGCGCTTCGGTTCTCGAACGTCATGGTCCCCGAGGACTACGCCGAGTTCCCCGCCTTCGACGCCGATCCGATGCGGCGCAAGTGGAACGTCTGGAGCTACATCGACGCGCGCGACGGCGCGCAAGCGGTGCTGCGCGCGCTCGAGAACGCGCCCGCGGGCTTCGACCGCTTCCTCATCGCTGCCGCCGACACCGTGATGTCGCGCCCGAACGCAGAACTCGTCGCTGAGGTGTTCCCCGGTGTCGAGGTCCGCGGCGACCTGGGGGTCAACGACTCGCTCTTCTCGACCGCGAAGGCGCGGCGCCTGCTCGGCTACGAGCCGCAGCACTCCTGGCGCGACCACGTGTGA
- a CDS encoding YaeQ family protein, translating into MAAGATMHTFDVTLADVDRGVYESFALRLARHPSETDAFMLTRLLAYCLEYEEGIDVTEGIAAKDEPAVLVRDLTGAILAWIEVGAPDAARLHLGSKQSARVAVYTHRNPGPVAAAWSGKKIHRASEIPLHGFEPGFIDDLTGALGRRNTVTVSITERRLYVELNGTTAASDVTSQMAG; encoded by the coding sequence ATGGCAGCCGGGGCGACGATGCACACGTTCGATGTGACCCTGGCCGACGTCGACCGCGGCGTGTACGAGTCGTTCGCCCTGCGCCTCGCGCGGCATCCGTCCGAGACGGACGCCTTCATGCTCACCCGCTTGCTCGCGTACTGCCTCGAGTACGAGGAGGGCATCGACGTCACCGAGGGCATCGCGGCCAAGGACGAGCCGGCCGTGCTCGTCCGCGACCTCACCGGCGCGATCCTCGCCTGGATCGAGGTGGGCGCCCCGGATGCCGCGCGCCTGCACCTCGGGAGCAAGCAGTCCGCGCGCGTCGCGGTGTACACCCATCGCAACCCGGGACCCGTCGCCGCGGCCTGGAGCGGCAAGAAGATCCACCGAGCCTCCGAGATCCCGCTGCACGGTTTCGAGCCGGGATTCATCGACGACCTCACCGGGGCGCTGGGCCGCCGCAACACCGTGACCGTGTCGATCACCGAGCGGCGCCTCTACGTCGAGCTCAACGGCACGACTGCGGCATCCGACGTCACGTCTCAGATGGCCGGCTGA
- a CDS encoding hemolysin family protein, whose protein sequence is MNGDLLVNIVLVIVFVLVGGVFAATEMALVTLRDSQVNALALRGKRGAKVAALARNPNTFLSAVQIGVTVAGFASAAYGASSIAPSLAPVLVSWGLAETAAMTVATIVLTLIIAYLSLVLGELVPKRLAIQRNAAFAYGVAPVLNGFATLMRPVIWLLSLSTNLLVRLLGGDPNKTGEELSDEELRDIVSSHEGLPEDERRILDDVLSLRDRQLSEVMRPRPEVVSLPGRETVGEAAALVRDLPHSRYPIIDQTIDDVVGFVHVRDLLDAAATDDTQELASIVRPIRYFPSTARLLPTLTSMRAEGSQIAVVVDEYGGTDGIVTLEDLVEEVVGEIVDEYDTEAMPHPLAGEGGPVDGRLNLQDFEEATGISIPRGTSDTVAGFVIEQLGRLARVGDRIEVDGATIEVTQLDRRRIAQLHVARTSTEPEAASSTDG, encoded by the coding sequence ATGAACGGCGACCTGCTCGTCAACATCGTCCTCGTCATCGTCTTCGTGCTCGTCGGCGGCGTCTTCGCGGCCACCGAGATGGCCCTCGTGACGCTCCGCGACAGTCAGGTCAATGCCCTCGCCCTGCGCGGCAAACGCGGCGCGAAGGTCGCGGCGCTGGCCCGGAATCCCAACACCTTCCTGTCGGCGGTGCAGATCGGCGTGACCGTCGCCGGATTCGCCTCCGCCGCCTACGGCGCCTCGTCGATCGCCCCGTCCCTGGCGCCTGTGCTGGTGTCGTGGGGTCTGGCCGAGACCGCGGCCATGACGGTCGCGACCATCGTGCTGACGCTGATCATCGCGTACCTGTCGCTCGTGCTCGGCGAGCTCGTGCCCAAGCGGCTGGCGATCCAGCGCAACGCGGCCTTCGCCTACGGTGTCGCGCCCGTGCTCAACGGCTTCGCGACCCTCATGCGCCCCGTGATCTGGCTGCTCTCGCTCTCGACGAACCTCCTCGTCCGGCTGCTCGGCGGCGATCCGAACAAGACCGGCGAGGAGCTCAGCGACGAAGAGCTGCGAGACATCGTCTCGAGCCACGAGGGACTGCCCGAGGATGAGCGTCGCATCCTCGACGACGTCCTGTCGCTGCGCGATCGTCAGCTCAGCGAGGTCATGCGACCCCGGCCGGAGGTGGTCTCTCTCCCCGGCCGCGAGACGGTCGGCGAGGCGGCGGCGCTCGTGCGAGACCTGCCCCACTCGCGCTACCCGATCATCGACCAGACGATCGACGACGTCGTGGGCTTCGTGCACGTGCGCGACCTCCTCGACGCGGCAGCCACCGACGACACGCAGGAGCTGGCGTCGATCGTCCGGCCGATCCGGTACTTCCCCTCGACGGCGCGGCTGCTGCCGACCCTGACCTCGATGCGCGCCGAGGGCAGCCAGATCGCCGTCGTCGTCGACGAGTACGGCGGCACCGACGGCATCGTGACGCTCGAGGACCTGGTCGAAGAGGTCGTCGGCGAGATCGTGGACGAATACGACACCGAGGCGATGCCGCATCCTCTGGCCGGAGAGGGCGGCCCCGTCGACGGGCGCCTCAACCTGCAGGACTTCGAGGAGGCCACCGGCATCTCCATCCCCCGGGGAACCTCCGACACCGTCGCCGGGTTCGTCATCGAGCAGCTCGGTCGCCTCGCGCGCGTCGGCGATCGCATCGAGGTCGACGGGGCCACGATCGAGGTGACACAGCTCGATCGTCGTCGGATCGCTCAGCTGCACGTCGCGCGCACCTCGACGGAGCCCGAGGCGGCGTCCTCGACCGACGGGTAA
- the nhaA gene encoding Na+/H+ antiporter NhaA translates to MYDALPRRARLRRWLSRETTSGALLLAAAALALIWANSPFAPAYAALSEFTIGPEALHLDLSLSHWAADGLLALFFFVVGVELKHEFVAGSLRRPREAAVPVLAAIGGMAVPAILFTVVVLAFGDTEAVRGWAIPTATDIAFALAVLAIFGKGLPPGLRTFLLTLAVVDDLLAIVVIAVFYTATINLIALVAALAGAALFAVVVRQRWARWWVLLPIGLVVWGFLHESGVHATIAGVLLGFAVPARPLRGESVARTDTYDDLVRPFSSGIALPVFAFFAAGVTVVGAGDPLAVVAQPVVLAIVLGLVVGKAAGVLGVTLLVVKATRLRLPAGVAPRDLLPIGLLCGIGFTVSLLITGLSFDDGVHTDGARFAVLLGTLLSAAGAAALLRLSARRQRDPGTGTGPVADAIDGDGPALGYGDAR, encoded by the coding sequence ATGTACGACGCACTGCCCCGCCGTGCCCGCCTGCGCCGCTGGCTCTCGCGTGAGACCACCAGCGGTGCCCTGCTGCTCGCGGCAGCGGCGCTCGCGCTGATCTGGGCCAACTCCCCGTTCGCGCCCGCCTATGCGGCGCTGTCGGAATTCACCATCGGCCCCGAGGCGCTGCACCTCGATCTGTCGCTGTCGCATTGGGCGGCCGACGGCCTGCTGGCGCTGTTCTTCTTCGTGGTGGGCGTCGAGCTCAAGCACGAGTTCGTCGCCGGCAGTCTTCGCCGCCCCCGCGAGGCGGCCGTCCCGGTGCTCGCGGCGATCGGCGGCATGGCCGTCCCCGCGATCCTGTTCACCGTGGTCGTGCTGGCGTTCGGCGACACCGAGGCGGTGCGCGGGTGGGCGATCCCCACGGCGACCGACATCGCGTTCGCGCTCGCCGTCCTGGCGATCTTCGGCAAGGGCCTGCCGCCGGGCCTGCGGACGTTCCTGCTCACCCTCGCCGTCGTCGACGACCTGCTGGCCATCGTGGTCATCGCGGTCTTCTACACCGCGACGATCAACCTGATCGCGCTCGTGGCGGCGCTCGCCGGGGCAGCGCTGTTCGCCGTGGTGGTGCGGCAGCGCTGGGCGCGGTGGTGGGTGCTTCTGCCGATCGGGCTGGTGGTCTGGGGCTTCCTCCACGAGTCGGGTGTGCACGCGACGATCGCGGGCGTCCTGCTCGGGTTCGCGGTGCCCGCCCGCCCGCTCCGTGGCGAGTCGGTCGCGCGCACCGACACCTATGACGATCTCGTGCGACCGTTCTCGTCGGGCATCGCACTCCCGGTCTTCGCCTTCTTCGCGGCGGGCGTCACCGTGGTCGGCGCTGGCGACCCGCTGGCCGTCGTCGCCCAGCCGGTCGTGCTGGCCATCGTCCTCGGCCTGGTGGTCGGCAAGGCGGCCGGCGTCCTCGGGGTCACCCTGCTCGTGGTCAAGGCCACGCGCCTGCGGCTCCCCGCCGGGGTCGCGCCGCGCGACCTGCTGCCGATCGGCCTGCTCTGCGGCATCGGGTTCACCGTCTCGCTGCTGATCACCGGCCTCTCGTTCGACGACGGCGTGCACACCGACGGAGCCCGCTTCGCCGTGCTGCTGGGGACGCTGCTGTCGGCCGCGGGCGCGGCCGCGCTCCTGCGTCTCAGCGCGCGGCGGCAGCGTGATCCCGGCACCGGGACCGGCCCCGTCGCCGACGCGATCGACGGCGACGGCCCCGCGCTGGGCTACGGCGACGCGCGGTGA
- a CDS encoding MarR family winged helix-turn-helix transcriptional regulator, protein MPDASTPTHYWYPSGSDDAATARERGVAVLQAFRLYRAAEAAMRRRTRDSMSMGENELLVLRYLIKAQGQGRLVGPTELSRYLGISTASTTALIDRLQKSGHVVRQAHPSDRRSVHVVATPKSDDEVRATLGRMHERMIAAVDDMTADEARAVIDCLGRLQQAVDEVDAHEPEAAVERPSTAGDGE, encoded by the coding sequence GTGCCCGACGCCTCGACGCCCACGCATTACTGGTACCCCTCGGGCTCGGATGACGCCGCGACCGCCCGCGAACGGGGTGTCGCGGTGCTGCAGGCCTTCCGCCTCTACCGAGCAGCCGAGGCGGCGATGCGCCGGCGCACCCGCGACTCCATGTCGATGGGTGAGAACGAGCTGCTCGTGCTCCGCTACCTCATCAAGGCCCAGGGCCAGGGGCGACTCGTCGGCCCCACCGAGCTGTCGCGCTACCTCGGCATCTCGACGGCGTCGACCACCGCGCTCATCGACCGGCTGCAGAAGTCGGGACACGTCGTGCGTCAGGCCCACCCGAGCGACCGTCGCAGCGTGCACGTCGTCGCCACGCCCAAGTCGGACGACGAGGTGCGGGCGACGCTCGGACGGATGCACGAACGAATGATCGCCGCGGTCGACGACATGACCGCCGATGAGGCGCGCGCCGTCATCGACTGCCTCGGGCGCCTGCAGCAGGCCGTCGACGAGGTGGACGCCCACGAGCCGGAGGCGGCCGTCGAGCGGCCGTCGACCGCCGGCGACGGCGAGTAA
- a CDS encoding DUF7882 family protein has product MGRFIYDTLGNSVEIDDRTLAHLRIVIMNKLRRSEPFMFDIDLPRGGERRSYWIHPSVPLQFHFSGSRQPRINRHWVEELMQVASGPAGLSLVPEPADDGAPEVG; this is encoded by the coding sequence GTGGGCCGATTCATCTACGACACGCTGGGGAACTCCGTCGAGATCGACGACCGAACCCTGGCGCATCTGCGCATCGTGATCATGAACAAGCTGCGCCGCTCCGAACCGTTCATGTTCGACATCGACCTGCCCCGCGGCGGTGAGCGCCGCAGCTACTGGATCCACCCCTCGGTTCCGTTGCAGTTCCACTTCTCGGGCAGCCGGCAGCCGCGGATCAACCGGCACTGGGTCGAGGAGCTCATGCAGGTCGCGAGCGGGCCAGCCGGACTGTCGCTCGTCCCCGAGCCAGCCGACGACGGCGCGCCCGAGGTCGGCTGA
- a CDS encoding DUF7882 family protein, producing the protein MGTIYYGDGAAPIHIEDRTLAHLKVVISTKLRRGESFTLSWRHPDGEPTGRSTIWLHPSIPLRFVFDDPEPTTLSREWVEEMASSANSSGGIMVIAEHFDDPAALGHPGSDASA; encoded by the coding sequence GTGGGCACGATCTACTACGGAGACGGCGCGGCGCCGATCCACATCGAGGACCGGACGCTGGCGCATCTGAAGGTGGTCATCTCGACCAAACTCCGGCGCGGCGAGAGCTTCACGCTGTCGTGGCGACACCCCGACGGTGAGCCCACGGGCCGCAGCACCATCTGGCTTCACCCGTCGATCCCGCTGCGCTTCGTCTTCGACGACCCCGAGCCCACCACGCTCAGTCGCGAATGGGTCGAGGAGATGGCGAGCTCGGCGAACTCCTCCGGCGGCATCATGGTGATCGCCGAGCACTTCGACGATCCCGCCGCCCTCGGTCACCCGGGGAGCGACGCGTCCGCCTGA
- a CDS encoding transposase encodes MGDGDAGDPDRDAFDRAAAELLIVPPSGFTRARNERAAAESGDLGRRIRALRKPTVAAWAVNLLSHDHAFRDALELSGALREAQEDFDAIELARLGHRRRALVSALAGRAAVLVEQAGVALAAGARDEVERTVNAAIVDPAAGAVVAAGRLVRPLDPGALTPDDLMELVAGSLPGAPDDVVAARDDLAERRARREAGRRRREAEKAAAEARRVLGRREAEISSARERADRLHERAEELRRDLARVADEAETAAAAVAALERGVGEARDAVSAAERRVRADDAPDQ; translated from the coding sequence GTGGGCGATGGGGACGCGGGCGATCCCGACCGGGACGCGTTCGACCGGGCGGCCGCCGAGCTGCTGATCGTCCCGCCGTCCGGGTTCACGCGGGCCCGCAATGAGCGCGCGGCAGCGGAGTCGGGCGACCTGGGGCGGCGTATCCGAGCGCTGCGCAAGCCCACCGTCGCTGCGTGGGCGGTCAACCTGCTCAGCCACGACCACGCCTTCCGCGACGCCCTCGAACTGTCGGGTGCGCTGCGAGAGGCACAGGAGGATTTCGACGCGATCGAGCTGGCGCGGCTGGGACACCGGCGTCGGGCGCTCGTGTCGGCGCTCGCCGGTCGCGCTGCCGTGCTCGTCGAGCAGGCCGGCGTCGCGCTGGCCGCGGGCGCTCGCGACGAGGTGGAGCGCACCGTCAACGCGGCGATCGTCGATCCGGCCGCCGGCGCCGTCGTGGCGGCCGGGCGACTCGTCCGACCCCTCGACCCGGGCGCGTTGACTCCGGACGACCTGATGGAGCTCGTCGCCGGATCGTTGCCCGGCGCCCCGGACGACGTGGTCGCCGCGCGCGACGACCTGGCCGAGCGCCGTGCCCGCCGCGAGGCCGGCAGGCGGCGCCGGGAGGCCGAGAAGGCGGCCGCCGAGGCTCGACGCGTGCTCGGCCGGCGCGAGGCGGAGATCTCGTCCGCGCGGGAGCGCGCCGATCGGCTGCACGAGCGGGCCGAGGAGCTGCGACGTGACCTCGCCCGCGTGGCCGACGAGGCCGAGACCGCGGCTGCGGCGGTGGCTGCCCTCGAGCGCGGGGTGGGGGAGGCGCGCGATGCCGTGTCGGCCGCCGAGCGCAGGGTGCGAGCCGACGACGCCCCCGATCAATAG
- a CDS encoding glutaminase, translating to MASSAAALIDDARRRLAAARAPRERLGVRQEGRRLLGFGRATRILPVGDAWHVGVLLIADEEVFATGEVLRARAEAVRGYTAESQRARSERAAAAFRGGFAEGEPVHLGWSAVDVARVDGGEVSGPLARDGDVVAVTFAAGARMPLAAYLDDRISLQF from the coding sequence ATGGCTTCTTCTGCGGCGGCGCTCATCGACGACGCGCGGCGGCGACTAGCGGCGGCGCGAGCCCCGCGCGAGCGGCTCGGCGTGCGCCAGGAGGGTCGGCGCCTGCTCGGATTCGGCCGCGCGACCCGCATCCTGCCGGTCGGTGACGCTTGGCACGTGGGCGTGCTGCTCATCGCCGATGAGGAGGTCTTCGCCACGGGGGAGGTGCTGCGAGCGCGGGCGGAGGCCGTGCGCGGCTACACGGCCGAGTCGCAGCGTGCCCGATCCGAACGCGCGGCAGCGGCTTTCCGCGGCGGCTTCGCGGAGGGGGAGCCGGTGCATCTGGGTTGGTCGGCTGTCGACGTGGCACGAGTCGACGGCGGGGAGGTCTCCGGCCCGCTCGCGCGGGACGGAGACGTGGTCGCGGTGACCTTCGCGGCAGGCGCCCGCATGCCTCTCGCCGCGTACCTCGACGACCGGATCTCCCTGCAGTTCTGA
- a CDS encoding YihY/virulence factor BrkB family protein, translating into MSSHTDARDPEHPAKPDSLADVEKPSWKHVLKRTFREFGRDQSPDLAAGLTYYAVLSAFPGLLAVFSLLGVIGQGQQAADAVLDIVGQIAPGATVETLRGPVEELAGSPSAGFALVSGIVLALWSASGYVGAFSRAMNRIWEIDEGRPFLKLKPQQLGVTVLAVILVVIALVLLVVSGPVAQAIGDAIGLGDTAVLVWQIAKWPVLALIVVVLVAVLYYFGPNAQQPRFRWISAGALIAIAVLAIATAGFGIYVANFSNYERTYGSFAGVIVFLLWLWIANLALLFGAEFDAELERGRELQAGMPAEDSIQLPPRDTARMEKTAKQEAEERAEARRLRLSGGRSDS; encoded by the coding sequence ATGTCCTCGCACACCGATGCACGCGACCCCGAGCACCCGGCCAAGCCCGACTCCCTCGCGGATGTCGAGAAGCCCTCGTGGAAACACGTCCTCAAGCGCACGTTCCGCGAGTTCGGCCGCGACCAGAGTCCCGATCTGGCGGCGGGCCTCACCTACTACGCCGTCCTCTCGGCCTTCCCGGGGCTGCTGGCGGTGTTCTCCCTCCTCGGCGTGATCGGCCAGGGTCAGCAGGCGGCGGACGCCGTCCTCGACATCGTGGGGCAGATCGCACCCGGTGCCACGGTGGAGACGCTCCGAGGCCCCGTCGAAGAGCTCGCCGGCTCGCCGTCCGCCGGCTTCGCCCTCGTCTCCGGCATCGTGCTGGCGTTGTGGTCGGCCTCCGGGTACGTCGGCGCCTTCAGTCGCGCGATGAACCGCATCTGGGAGATCGACGAAGGCCGTCCCTTCCTCAAGCTCAAGCCGCAGCAGCTGGGGGTGACGGTGCTCGCGGTGATCCTGGTGGTCATCGCGCTCGTCCTGCTCGTGGTCTCCGGGCCCGTCGCGCAGGCGATCGGCGATGCCATCGGCCTCGGCGACACCGCCGTCCTGGTGTGGCAGATCGCGAAGTGGCCGGTGCTCGCTCTGATCGTCGTCGTGCTCGTCGCCGTGCTGTACTACTTCGGTCCGAACGCCCAGCAGCCGAGGTTCCGGTGGATCAGTGCGGGCGCGCTCATCGCGATCGCCGTTCTCGCGATCGCGACCGCAGGTTTCGGCATCTACGTCGCGAACTTCTCCAACTACGAGCGCACCTACGGTTCGTTCGCCGGGGTCATCGTGTTCCTCCTCTGGCTGTGGATCGCCAACCTCGCCCTGCTGTTCGGTGCCGAGTTCGACGCCGAGCTCGAACGGGGTCGCGAGCTGCAGGCGGGGATGCCCGCGGAGGACAGCATCCAGCTGCCACCCCGTGACACGGCACGCATGGAGAAGACGGCGAAGCAGGAGGCCGAGGAGCGCGCGGAGGCGCGACGGCTGCGTCTGAGCGGCGGCCGCTCGGACTCCTGA
- a CDS encoding DUF3618 domain-containing protein, protein MTDSPEAIRADIERKRRELSQDTDALVDKVTPSKIAHRQTDKIKGAFGSVRERVMGAADDAGSSLHGAGSSVSGGVSSAAHKVGATAEGNPLAVGLMAFAGGLLVASLIPASSSEKRIAADVKEQAQPLVDEAKSVAQQVGSDLKEPVQDAASAVKDTASEAVSAVKGDAQDGIDSVKDRTQEARDNVSGS, encoded by the coding sequence ATGACCGATTCACCGGAAGCGATCCGTGCCGACATCGAGCGCAAGCGTCGCGAACTGAGCCAGGACACCGACGCTCTCGTCGACAAGGTGACCCCTTCGAAGATCGCGCACCGTCAGACCGACAAGATCAAGGGAGCATTCGGCTCAGTGCGCGAGCGCGTCATGGGCGCGGCCGACGACGCTGGATCCTCACTGCACGGCGCTGGATCGTCCGTCTCGGGCGGCGTCTCCAGTGCGGCGCACAAAGTCGGCGCCACGGCCGAAGGCAACCCTCTCGCCGTCGGGCTCATGGCCTTCGCGGGCGGTCTGCTCGTCGCCTCGCTGATCCCGGCGTCATCCTCGGAGAAGAGGATCGCCGCCGACGTCAAGGAACAGGCTCAGCCGCTGGTCGACGAGGCCAAGAGCGTCGCCCAACAGGTCGGCTCGGATCTGAAGGAGCCGGTGCAGGATGCCGCCTCCGCCGTCAAGGACACCGCGTCCGAGGCGGTCTCCGCCGTCAAGGGCGACGCCCAGGACGGCATCGACAGTGTCAAGGATCGCACCCAGGAGGCGCGCGACAACGTCAGCGGCAGCTGA
- a CDS encoding phage holin family protein, whose amino-acid sequence MTDDATPSEQQAANTSLGDLLGEVTRDLSELMRQEINLAKAELKESGARAGKGAGMLGGAGYAALMAIFFLSLALWWALGELVGRGWSGVIVAVLWGVIAAVLFVLGRGQLKKVQGAPQTAETLGKIPDALKRNEENR is encoded by the coding sequence ATGACCGATGACGCCACCCCCTCCGAGCAGCAGGCCGCGAACACGTCGCTCGGAGACCTTCTGGGCGAGGTGACCCGCGATCTCTCCGAACTGATGCGTCAGGAGATCAACCTCGCCAAGGCCGAGTTGAAGGAGTCCGGCGCCCGCGCCGGCAAGGGCGCCGGCATGCTCGGCGGCGCGGGATACGCCGCACTCATGGCCATCTTCTTCCTGTCGCTCGCGTTGTGGTGGGCACTCGGCGAGCTGGTGGGACGCGGCTGGTCCGGCGTCATCGTCGCCGTGCTGTGGGGCGTGATCGCCGCCGTGCTGTTCGTGCTCGGACGCGGCCAGCTCAAGAAGGTCCAAGGCGCACCGCAAACGGCGGAGACCCTGGGGAAGATCCCCGACGCACTCAAGAGAAATGAGGAGAACCGATGA
- a CDS encoding WXG100 family type VII secretion target, translating to MADFGASYGEMEQVANSLSQARDDIQGQLDTLKSQVDTLLGDDFKTQHASGKFGEGYSELTTGLKNAVDGINDMSDSLLGMMRAIQDLDQQLAGG from the coding sequence ATGGCTGATTTCGGTGCGTCTTATGGCGAGATGGAGCAGGTTGCGAACTCGCTGTCGCAGGCTCGTGATGACATTCAGGGGCAGCTGGACACCCTGAAGTCGCAGGTCGACACGCTGCTGGGTGATGACTTCAAGACGCAGCACGCGTCGGGCAAGTTCGGTGAGGGGTACTCCGAGCTGACGACGGGTCTGAAGAACGCGGTCGACGGCATCAACGACATGTCCGACTCGCTGCTGGGCATGATGCGCGCGATCCAGGACCTCGACCAGCAGCTCGCCGGCGGCTGA